The proteins below come from a single Ignavibacteriota bacterium genomic window:
- a CDS encoding NADH-quinone oxidoreductase subunit M gives MLSVITFLPIMGMILVLFLNKDNVRAIRAVSVIVTGLQVLLAVAVVMAFNAALPGINDVKTMQLVERVPWISIPQTPWFGEIRIEYFMAIDGLSMPMVVLTAIISFLAVFASFSIDKQHKGYFAMFLLLDAGMMGVFCAMDLFLFYIFWELMLLPMYFLIGIWGGPRREYAAIKFFIYTLAGSVLLLLVMIGLYFSTIDPATGAHTFNMLAMMDPANMTSGIFSSIGSNARMYAYIGLFIAFAIKVPVFPFHTWLPDAHVEAPTAISVILAGVLLKMGTYGMLRISFPIFPEFAVYFQKALMIFGFVNIVYGALCAMAQTDFKKLIAYSSISHMGYVILGMASLNVQGMTGAVFQMFNHGTITAMLFLLVGVLYDRAHTRGLNEFGGVYNKMPLYSFFTVIAFFAAIGLPSLSGFVSEAFVFLGAFQADKFWTILSTLGIVLGAGYMLWTFQRVFMGKLPEKWENVLPDVTPREIISLAPLAVIILVLGVWPSPALNYMTTSLDHLVRFVKTGAQASQALLGF, from the coding sequence ATTCTTTCTGTCATCACGTTTCTTCCCATCATGGGAATGATCCTCGTGCTTTTCCTCAACAAGGACAATGTGCGCGCGATTCGCGCCGTGTCCGTCATCGTCACGGGCCTGCAGGTCCTGCTCGCGGTTGCCGTCGTGATGGCATTCAATGCGGCGCTGCCCGGCATCAACGATGTCAAAACCATGCAGCTCGTCGAACGCGTGCCGTGGATCTCGATACCGCAGACACCGTGGTTCGGTGAAATTCGTATCGAGTATTTCATGGCCATTGACGGCCTCTCGATGCCGATGGTGGTGCTGACCGCGATCATCAGTTTCCTCGCAGTCTTCGCCTCGTTCAGCATCGACAAGCAGCACAAGGGATACTTCGCGATGTTCCTTCTGCTCGACGCGGGCATGATGGGCGTGTTTTGCGCGATGGACCTCTTCCTGTTCTACATCTTCTGGGAACTGATGCTGCTTCCCATGTACTTCCTGATCGGTATCTGGGGCGGTCCCCGCAGGGAATACGCGGCGATCAAGTTCTTCATCTACACGCTCGCGGGTTCCGTACTCCTGCTGCTTGTGATGATCGGCCTGTATTTCAGCACCATCGATCCCGCCACCGGCGCGCACACCTTCAACATGCTTGCGATGATGGATCCCGCAAACATGACATCGGGAATATTCTCGTCGATCGGCAGCAATGCGCGCATGTATGCGTACATCGGGCTCTTCATCGCCTTTGCGATCAAGGTGCCGGTATTTCCGTTCCACACCTGGCTTCCCGACGCGCACGTTGAGGCGCCGACGGCCATCTCCGTCATCCTCGCGGGCGTGCTGCTGAAGATGGGAACCTACGGCATGCTGCGCATCAGCTTCCCGATTTTCCCCGAGTTCGCGGTGTACTTCCAGAAGGCACTGATGATCTTCGGTTTTGTGAACATCGTGTACGGAGCACTGTGTGCGATGGCTCAGACCGACTTCAAGAAACTCATCGCCTATTCGTCGATCTCGCACATGGGTTATGTGATACTGGGCATGGCGTCGCTGAACGTGCAGGGCATGACCGGCGCGGTGTTCCAGATGTTCAACCACGGCACGATCACGGCCATGCTTTTCCTCCTCGTGGGTGTGCTCTACGATCGGGCTCACACACGCGGACTCAACGAATTCGGCGGCGTGTACAACAAGATGCCGCTCTACTCGTTCTTCACGGTCATTGCCTTCTTTGCGGCCATCGGCTTGCCGTCGCTCAGCGGTTTTGTGAGCGAGGCCTTCGTCTTCCTCGGCGCCTTCCAGGCGGACAAGTTCTGGACCATCCTATCGACGCTCGGCATCGTTCTGGGCGCCGGCTACATGCTGTGGACGTTCCAGCGCGTGTTCATGGGCAAACTTCCCGAGAAATGGGAGAACGTGCTGCCCGACGTCACACCGCGCGAGATCATTTCGCTTGCGCCGCTCGCGGTCATCATCCTCGTGCTCGGCGTGTGGCCCTCTCCCGCATTAAACTACATGACCACTTCATTGGACCATCTCGTCCGATTTGTGAAAACCGGCGCGCAGGCAAGTCAGGCGCTGCTCGGATTCTAG
- the nuoL gene encoding NADH-quinone oxidoreductase subunit L, whose amino-acid sequence MSPQTLTTLTIAILFLPLASFVILLAFGKRLPRQGDFVGTAILFLTLALSLVVMIGSVTSVPAGSIPGFPAAPVQSTFTWVDFNTTMTVFGQNIPMRIELGIMIDNLVGIMLVVVSLISALVHLFSIGYMHGDAKYSRYFAYLGLFTFSMMGIVVTNNILMMYIFWELVGLSSYLLIGFWYEKPGPAYASKKAFLVNRIGDIGMWIGIMILFTNYGTFSFDKIFASISAGNLPFGSETWLTVAGICIFCGAVGKSAQFPLHTWLPDAMEGPTPVSALIHAATMVAAGVYLVARVFPMLSGDALFVIAVTGALTAFISATIAIAQNDIKKVLAYSTVSQLGYMVLALGVGAYQAGIFHLVTHAMFKACLFLGSGSVIHAMHHSLHHLHDHETDPQDIRNMGGLKGKLPVTYLTFLVATLAISGVPLFSGFMSKDEILAGAWAFGSLRGGLGLLMPYIGFGVAMLTAFYMFRLVFLTFHGEPKRADVYAHLHESPVTMKTPLIVLATLSLWFVFSFNPFGAASGWILKSLPVPVTVTGQNWYAFSHGEGHETAAPAHTAETHETTAPAAGDHAAAPAEATVNPAQETFTHGMHQAHMSAMITSLLVAGLGILVAWGVYRRKMIDVDAFTARVRPLHVFLSKKWFFDEIYEQWVVVPFLLMVTRAMAWFDAKVVDGAVNGVASVTRFQSWLSGQFDKYVVDGLVNFTGYAVGFFGILFRKTQTGRIQTYIAFLILGVIVLFYVYY is encoded by the coding sequence ATGTCTCCTCAGACCCTCACCACACTCACGATCGCCATACTCTTTCTTCCTCTGGCGTCGTTTGTAATTCTCCTCGCGTTCGGGAAACGACTTCCGCGCCAGGGCGATTTTGTCGGAACAGCGATACTCTTCCTCACGCTGGCGCTGTCGCTGGTGGTGATGATAGGGTCGGTCACCTCTGTTCCCGCGGGATCGATTCCGGGATTCCCCGCCGCGCCTGTGCAGAGCACGTTTACATGGGTGGACTTCAATACCACGATGACGGTGTTCGGCCAGAATATTCCGATGCGTATCGAACTCGGGATCATGATCGACAACCTTGTCGGCATCATGCTCGTGGTTGTGTCGCTCATCTCGGCGCTGGTGCATCTGTTTTCGATCGGGTACATGCATGGTGATGCCAAGTACTCGCGATACTTCGCCTATCTGGGCCTGTTCACTTTTTCGATGATGGGCATTGTTGTCACGAACAACATCCTGATGATGTACATCTTCTGGGAGCTGGTGGGCTTGAGCAGTTATCTGCTGATCGGTTTCTGGTACGAGAAGCCGGGTCCGGCCTACGCGTCGAAGAAGGCGTTCCTCGTGAACCGCATCGGCGACATCGGCATGTGGATCGGCATCATGATCCTGTTCACCAATTACGGCACATTCAGTTTCGACAAGATATTTGCGTCCATCAGCGCGGGCAATCTGCCTTTCGGATCCGAGACCTGGCTGACGGTCGCGGGCATCTGCATCTTCTGCGGCGCTGTGGGCAAGAGCGCGCAGTTCCCGTTGCACACATGGCTTCCCGACGCAATGGAAGGTCCGACGCCCGTCAGCGCCCTCATCCACGCCGCGACGATGGTTGCGGCGGGTGTGTACCTCGTTGCGCGCGTTTTCCCGATGCTCTCCGGTGACGCGCTGTTTGTGATCGCCGTCACGGGCGCGCTCACCGCGTTCATTTCGGCTACAATCGCCATCGCGCAGAACGACATCAAGAAAGTGCTCGCGTACTCGACAGTGAGCCAGCTCGGCTACATGGTTCTGGCGCTCGGTGTCGGCGCCTATCAGGCGGGCATTTTCCATCTTGTGACACACGCGATGTTCAAGGCCTGCCTCTTCCTTGGCAGCGGCTCCGTGATCCACGCGATGCATCACAGCTTGCATCACCTGCACGACCACGAAACCGACCCCCAGGATATCCGCAACATGGGCGGCCTGAAAGGGAAGCTTCCGGTGACATACCTGACCTTCCTCGTTGCGACGCTCGCCATTTCCGGTGTGCCGCTCTTCTCGGGATTCATGAGCAAGGACGAAATACTCGCCGGTGCCTGGGCCTTCGGGTCGCTGCGCGGCGGTCTGGGCCTGCTGATGCCGTACATCGGTTTCGGCGTCGCGATGCTCACCGCGTTCTATATGTTCCGTCTCGTGTTCCTGACCTTCCATGGCGAACCCAAACGCGCGGATGTGTACGCGCATCTGCACGAGTCCCCCGTGACGATGAAGACGCCGCTGATCGTGCTCGCGACACTCTCGCTGTGGTTTGTGTTTTCGTTTAATCCCTTCGGCGCGGCATCCGGTTGGATACTGAAGTCGTTGCCGGTGCCTGTCACCGTCACCGGCCAGAATTGGTACGCCTTTTCGCATGGCGAAGGGCATGAAACCGCGGCGCCCGCGCATACGGCCGAGACTCACGAGACGACCGCACCCGCAGCCGGTGACCACGCCGCCGCGCCCGCGGAAGCAACAGTGAATCCCGCGCAGGAAACCTTCACGCACGGAATGCATCAGGCGCACATGTCGGCGATGATAACATCGCTGCTTGTGGCGGGTCTCGGCATCCTCGTCGCGTGGGGCGTGTACCGACGCAAGATGATCGACGTCGACGCGTTTACCGCGCGCGTTCGTCCTTTGCACGTGTTCTTGAGTAAGAAGTGGTTTTTCGACGAGATATACGAACAGTGGGTGGTTGTTCCCTTCCTGCTGATGGTAACCCGCGCCATGGCCTGGTTCGACGCAAAAGTTGTGGACGGCGCCGTGAATGGTGTCGCCTCCGTGACCCGCTTCCAGTCGTGGCTGAGCGGCCAGTTCGACAAGTACGTCGTCGACGGACTTGTGAATTTCACGGGCTACGCCGTCGGGTTCTTCGGAATACTGTTCCGCAAGACGCAGACCGGGCGCATTCAGACCTATATCGCCTTTCTCATTCTCGGCGTCATCGTGCTCTTCTATGTGTATTATTGA
- a CDS encoding OmpA family protein, translating to MKRLLPILLLAALGTAAPVLAQKITYSWDPSRKLVIGVDGGATKYFGEFTDQHFGTFFGAHAKYFFVPEVAAQINGGIGNYIYNRRWQAKFSDSYATQFFRDPRLGGTGVPGTPLTDVKHQVLEVDKLFFVEGRVLVNMFPRRSFNPYISFGAGMLNFSNSNVERRMPNGDPLLNVTFGEETFYLKKGAVIESMLSDLPADANVKTVIPLGLGFDILLSDILSINLDFTYRFVLGQGGDMLDGFGKETIENFARIDQRYTVHSSEANDSWATGSLSLQFYLFGENDRDDDGLSDNDEISRGTDPLNPDSDGDGINDREEVYTTKTDPLKTDTDDDRLTDGEELAKKTDPLIDDTDGDGLRDGDEVAQGTDPLNRDTDRDGLDDGAEVRTHKSDPLKTDTDGDTINDAEEVRGLRTDPRNPDTDNDGLRDNEEAGQGTDPLKADTDADGLRDGDEVNRHKTKALVADTDNDGLLDGDEITRNTDPLKADTDGDGLADGRDKCPLQPETRNGVNDDDGCPDDAAEPASETAPVLKKGAKIILQNVEFETAKADLLPGSITALDDAYKTLVDNPGMKVEIGGHTDNVGKAKLNKDISLRRANAVKNYLVAKGIDAARLSARGYGSTQPLAPNTTEAGRARNRRIEFKIVQMQ from the coding sequence ATGAAACGCCTGCTCCCCATATTGCTCCTCGCGGCTCTCGGTACTGCCGCGCCCGTGCTCGCCCAGAAAATCACGTATAGCTGGGATCCGAGCCGCAAACTCGTCATCGGTGTCGACGGCGGCGCGACAAAGTATTTCGGGGAATTCACCGACCAGCATTTTGGGACGTTCTTCGGCGCCCATGCCAAATATTTCTTTGTTCCGGAAGTGGCCGCGCAGATCAATGGCGGCATCGGAAATTACATCTACAACCGCCGCTGGCAGGCGAAATTCTCCGACAGCTACGCGACCCAGTTTTTCCGCGATCCGCGCCTCGGCGGCACCGGAGTGCCGGGGACGCCGCTCACCGACGTCAAACATCAGGTTCTCGAAGTCGACAAGCTCTTTTTTGTCGAGGGGCGCGTGCTGGTGAACATGTTCCCGCGCCGCAGCTTCAATCCCTACATCTCCTTCGGCGCCGGCATGCTGAACTTCAGCAATTCCAATGTCGAACGGAGAATGCCCAACGGCGATCCGCTGCTGAACGTCACCTTCGGCGAGGAAACATTCTATCTGAAAAAAGGCGCGGTCATCGAATCCATGCTGTCGGATCTTCCGGCCGACGCAAACGTGAAGACCGTCATTCCGCTGGGTCTCGGATTCGACATATTGCTGTCCGATATTCTGTCAATTAACCTCGATTTCACGTACCGCTTTGTGCTCGGGCAGGGCGGCGACATGCTCGACGGATTCGGCAAGGAGACCATCGAGAACTTCGCCCGTATCGATCAGCGATACACGGTGCACTCGTCCGAAGCGAACGATTCGTGGGCGACGGGTTCGCTTTCGCTGCAGTTCTATCTGTTCGGCGAGAACGACCGCGACGACGACGGGCTCTCCGACAACGACGAAATTTCGCGCGGCACCGATCCCTTGAATCCCGACAGCGACGGCGACGGCATCAACGACAGGGAAGAGGTCTACACGACCAAGACCGATCCTCTCAAGACCGACACCGACGACGACCGCCTGACCGATGGCGAGGAACTGGCAAAAAAGACCGATCCGCTGATCGACGACACCGACGGCGACGGTCTGCGCGACGGCGACGAAGTGGCGCAGGGCACGGATCCGTTGAACCGTGACACTGATCGCGACGGGCTGGACGACGGCGCGGAAGTGCGCACGCACAAGAGTGATCCGCTCAAGACCGACACCGACGGCGATACGATAAACGACGCCGAGGAAGTGCGCGGCCTGCGCACCGATCCGCGCAATCCCGACACCGACAACGACGGTCTCCGCGACAATGAGGAAGCGGGGCAGGGAACTGATCCGTTGAAGGCCGACACGGATGCCGACGGTCTGCGCGACGGCGACGAAGTGAACCGGCACAAGACCAAGGCGCTCGTTGCCGACACCGACAACGACGGCTTGCTCGATGGCGACGAAATCACGCGCAACACCGATCCGTTAAAGGCCGACACGGATGGCGACGGATTGGCGGACGGACGCGACAAGTGTCCGCTGCAGCCCGAGACGCGGAACGGTGTGAACGACGACGACGGATGTCCCGACGACGCGGCCGAGCCGGCATCCGAAACCGCGCCGGTTCTGAAAAAGGGCGCAAAGATCATTCTCCAGAATGTCGAGTTCGAGACGGCCAAGGCAGATCTGTTGCCCGGTTCCATCACGGCGCTCGACGACGCGTACAAGACTCTCGTCGACAATCCCGGCATGAAAGTCGAAATCGGCGGTCACACCGACAATGTCGGCAAGGCGAAGCTGAACAAGGACATTTCGCTGCGCCGCGCCAATGCCGTGAAAAACTATCTCGTTGCGAAGGGCATCGACGCGGCGCGCCTCAGCGCGCGCGGCTACGGCTCGACGCAGCCCCTCGCCCCGAACACGACCGAGGCGGGCCGCGCGCGCAACCGCCGCATCGAATTCAAAATCGTTCAAATGCAGTAA
- the nuoK gene encoding NADH-quinone oxidoreductase subunit NuoK, with product MGLSHYLVVAAILFSLGVLALATRRNAVLMLMGIELILNAANINLVAFSRFQAMNIDGHVTAVFVIILAAAEAAVALAIVLQIYRQYQTVNADEIDKLRE from the coding sequence ATCGGACTTTCCCACTACCTCGTCGTCGCGGCGATCCTTTTCTCGCTCGGCGTTCTGGCCCTCGCGACGCGCCGCAACGCGGTGCTCATGCTTATGGGCATAGAACTCATCCTGAACGCGGCCAACATCAACCTCGTCGCCTTCTCGCGCTTTCAGGCGATGAACATCGACGGGCATGTGACGGCCGTGTTTGTCATCATCCTCGCCGCGGCCGAAGCCGCCGTGGCGCTCGCGATCGTGCTGCAGATCTATCGTCAGTATCAGACGGTGAACGCCGACGAAATCGACAAGCTCCGCGAGTGA
- a CDS encoding NADH-quinone oxidoreductase subunit J, whose translation MADILFYVFAAITVCSAMVVAFARNVIYAAFALLFTFLGVAGLYVFLQADFLAVAQVMVYIGGILILIIFGVMLTNRVTNVDVTSGTLHTLPATIIAGVLLGTLVLLVTRATWIDAGVLPDVQGTTAAIGERLMSTYLLPFEIIGILLLVTIMGAAMIARADSSKKESA comes from the coding sequence ATGGCCGATATCCTCTTTTACGTCTTTGCCGCGATCACCGTGTGTTCGGCGATGGTTGTGGCCTTCGCCCGCAACGTCATCTACGCGGCGTTTGCGCTGCTCTTCACCTTCCTCGGCGTCGCCGGACTCTACGTGTTCCTGCAGGCGGATTTCCTCGCCGTCGCGCAGGTCATGGTCTACATCGGCGGCATCCTGATCCTGATCATTTTCGGAGTCATGCTCACGAACCGCGTCACCAACGTCGACGTGACCAGCGGCACCCTGCACACGCTGCCCGCCACCATCATCGCGGGTGTGCTGCTCGGAACCCTGGTGTTGCTCGTCACACGCGCAACGTGGATCGACGCGGGCGTGCTGCCCGACGTGCAGGGGACAACCGCCGCCATCGGTGAACGCCTGATGAGCACGTATCTCCTGCCGTTCGAAATCATCGGCATCCTTCTGCTCGTCACCATCATGGGCGCCGCGATGATAGCGCGCGCCGATTCCTCGAAGAAGGAGTCAGCATGA
- a CDS encoding NADH-quinone oxidoreductase subunit I: MSGYLQDIKDGIWTVLVGMRITWSHLFTKKVTIQYPNVKRELPDRVRNRLYVNMDDCIGCDQCAKACPVNCIAIETIKALPTDDLGATSTGNKKRLWVSRFDIDIAKCCYCGLCVYPCPTECIKMTDVFEFSEYNRNDLVYRFSTMTAAEVAEKQSAADIYQAEQDAKKAAAAEAKKKEAAAAAAAAAAAPPAPPATDSNAPA; the protein is encoded by the coding sequence ATGAGCGGTTATCTGCAAGACATCAAGGACGGCATCTGGACCGTGCTCGTCGGTATGCGCATCACATGGAGCCACCTCTTCACGAAGAAGGTGACGATACAGTATCCGAATGTGAAGCGTGAATTGCCCGACCGCGTGCGCAACAGGTTGTACGTGAACATGGACGACTGCATCGGGTGCGATCAGTGCGCGAAGGCATGTCCCGTGAACTGCATCGCCATCGAGACCATCAAGGCCCTGCCGACCGACGATCTCGGCGCGACCTCCACGGGCAACAAGAAGCGGCTCTGGGTGTCGCGTTTCGACATCGACATCGCGAAGTGCTGCTACTGCGGGCTCTGCGTGTACCCGTGCCCAACCGAGTGTATCAAGATGACCGACGTGTTCGAGTTCTCGGAATACAACCGCAACGATCTCGTCTATCGTTTCAGCACCATGACCGCCGCCGAAGTCGCCGAGAAACAGTCCGCAGCCGACATCTATCAGGCGGAGCAGGATGCCAAGAAGGCCGCGGCGGCCGAAGCCAAAAAGAAGGAAGCAGCGGCAGCGGCAGCAGCGGCTGCGGCGGCTCCGCCCGCACCCCCCGCGACAGACAGCAACGCACCAGCATAA
- a CDS encoding NADH-quinone oxidoreductase subunit H, whose protein sequence is MESFLTNLLGDNLVTMLIYCALPLVFVFSYALLAMLGELKISAWMQDRLGPMRTGPYGVFQPIADVVKLLQKEDITPRQADTFLFTLAPFLAFMGSYAAFAAIPFSSMYIGANLDIGLFYVFAVGSIGVVALMMAGWSSNNKYSLYGAMRSVAQIVSYEVPAAMSLLIVVLVVGSLNMQDIVLAQSGPFWNWFIFGGPKHAVTLTSGTVIDGSWTYLIFLPFFAVTFLMYYVSALAETNRTPFDIPEAESELVSGYHTEYSSMKFAMFYMAEYSNMFLVSAIAAIVFLGGWQTPYGTTIGELVGVPWLGALEQFGWLAFKGMFLVFVMIWLRWTLPRLRVDQLMYMCWKVLIPFSFGIALIVGFLVMIV, encoded by the coding sequence ATGGAATCCTTCCTTACGAATCTCCTCGGCGACAACCTCGTGACGATGCTGATCTATTGCGCGTTGCCGCTGGTTTTCGTGTTCTCGTACGCGCTCCTCGCGATGCTCGGAGAACTGAAAATCTCGGCGTGGATGCAGGATCGTCTCGGACCCATGCGCACCGGACCCTACGGCGTGTTCCAGCCCATCGCCGACGTGGTGAAACTCCTGCAGAAGGAGGACATCACGCCGCGGCAGGCCGACACCTTCCTCTTCACGCTCGCGCCGTTCCTCGCGTTTATGGGTTCCTACGCCGCCTTCGCCGCGATCCCGTTCTCGAGCATGTACATCGGCGCGAATCTCGACATCGGACTCTTCTACGTGTTTGCCGTCGGCTCGATCGGTGTTGTCGCCCTCATGATGGCCGGCTGGTCGTCGAACAACAAGTACTCGCTGTACGGCGCCATGCGCTCGGTCGCGCAGATCGTGAGCTACGAGGTGCCAGCGGCCATGTCGCTGCTCATCGTGGTGCTCGTGGTCGGGTCGCTGAACATGCAGGACATCGTGCTCGCGCAGTCGGGACCGTTCTGGAATTGGTTCATCTTCGGCGGACCCAAACACGCCGTCACACTCACGAGCGGCACGGTGATCGACGGGTCGTGGACCTATCTGATCTTCCTCCCGTTTTTTGCGGTGACCTTCCTCATGTATTACGTCTCGGCACTCGCCGAAACGAATCGTACGCCCTTCGACATCCCCGAGGCCGAATCGGAACTCGTGTCGGGGTATCACACCGAATACAGCAGCATGAAGTTCGCCATGTTCTACATGGCCGAGTATTCGAACATGTTCCTCGTTTCGGCCATCGCCGCGATCGTGTTCCTTGGCGGCTGGCAGACCCCGTACGGCACCACCATCGGTGAACTCGTGGGCGTGCCCTGGCTGGGCGCACTCGAGCAGTTCGGGTGGCTCGCGTTCAAGGGCATGTTCCTGGTCTTTGTCATGATCTGGCTCCGCTGGACGCTGCCGCGTCTGCGTGTCGATCAGCTCATGTACATGTGCTGGAAAGTGCTCATCCCGTTCTCGTTCGGGATCGCGCTTATCGTCGGTTTCCTCGTCATGATCGTGTAG
- a CDS encoding NADH-quinone oxidoreductase subunit D encodes MHDLKESIAEHIESGRLRTDELVLNMGPQHPSTHGVLRLELVLDGEIVVKVIPHLGYLHRCFEKHAEAMTYPQVIPYTDRLDYLASMNNNHGYVLAVERMLGIELPDRVEYIRVIMAELQRIASHLVAVGTYGLDIGAFTPFLFLFRDREYILDIFEKTCGARLLYNYFWVGGLSHDVHAGFEKEVLDIVAQIRTTVKEVMDLLILNKIFVERLANVGVLPADVALSYACSGPMLRGSGVNWDLRRDDPYSIYDRFEWNVIVGKGEAGTLGDCWDRNIVRMHEMIESCNIIEQAIAGLPAGDVASAIPKRVRPPKGAEAYARVENPRGELGYYVVSDGTGNPFRCKCRAPGFVNLSVIDEISRGHLIADLVAILGSIDIVLGEIDR; translated from the coding sequence ATGCACGATCTGAAAGAATCAATCGCCGAACACATCGAATCCGGCAGACTGCGTACCGATGAGCTGGTCCTCAACATGGGCCCGCAGCATCCGTCCACGCACGGTGTGCTCCGTCTCGAACTCGTTCTGGATGGAGAAATCGTCGTCAAGGTCATCCCGCATCTCGGCTACCTTCACCGTTGTTTCGAGAAACACGCCGAGGCCATGACCTATCCGCAGGTGATTCCGTACACGGACCGCCTCGACTACCTCGCGTCCATGAACAACAACCACGGGTACGTGCTCGCGGTCGAGCGGATGCTGGGCATCGAGTTGCCGGATCGTGTCGAGTACATCCGTGTGATCATGGCCGAGCTGCAGCGCATCGCGTCGCATCTTGTGGCCGTCGGCACGTACGGCCTCGACATCGGCGCCTTCACGCCCTTCCTCTTCCTCTTCCGCGACCGCGAGTACATCCTCGACATCTTCGAGAAGACCTGCGGCGCGCGGCTCCTGTACAACTACTTCTGGGTCGGCGGCCTCTCGCACGACGTACATGCCGGCTTCGAGAAGGAAGTGCTCGACATAGTCGCGCAGATACGCACGACGGTGAAGGAAGTGATGGACCTTCTCATTCTCAACAAGATCTTTGTCGAGCGCCTCGCGAATGTGGGTGTGCTGCCGGCCGACGTGGCGCTGTCGTACGCGTGTTCCGGCCCCATGCTGCGCGGTTCCGGCGTGAACTGGGATCTGCGCCGCGACGATCCGTACTCCATCTACGACCGTTTCGAATGGAACGTGATCGTGGGCAAGGGCGAGGCGGGCACGCTGGGCGACTGTTGGGACCGCAACATCGTGCGTATGCACGAGATGATCGAGAGCTGCAACATCATCGAGCAGGCGATTGCCGGACTGCCCGCGGGCGATGTGGCCTCGGCGATTCCGAAACGTGTGCGGCCTCCCAAGGGCGCCGAAGCATACGCGCGTGTCGAGAATCCCCGCGGCGAACTCGGGTACTACGTTGTGAGCGACGGGACCGGCAATCCGTTCCGCTGCAAATGCCGCGCTCCCGGATTCGTGAATCTGAGCGTGATCGATGAAATCTCTCGCGGCCACCTGATTGCGGATCTTGTCGCAATTCTTGGAAGCATCGATATCGTCCTCGGCGAAATCGACCGTTGA
- a CDS encoding NADH-quinone oxidoreductase subunit C → MSLTPQTIFDELTATFPELALTFDAAVPCVIVPAAGIRDVCLQLRDHAAYAFDTLMCLTGMDYGDGTLGVVYHLGSTPHKHTLTVKVLVPKETPSVPTVEKVWRTADWHEREAYDLIGITFEGHRDLRRILLPDDWEGHPLRKDYEVPEYYNGMKVPY, encoded by the coding sequence ATGTCTCTCACGCCTCAGACAATTTTCGACGAACTCACGGCCACCTTTCCCGAACTGGCTTTGACCTTCGATGCCGCGGTGCCGTGTGTCATCGTGCCCGCCGCGGGGATCCGCGACGTGTGCCTGCAGCTCCGCGACCATGCCGCGTACGCCTTCGACACGCTCATGTGCCTGACGGGCATGGACTACGGCGACGGCACACTCGGCGTCGTGTACCATCTCGGTTCCACCCCGCACAAACACACCCTGACCGTCAAGGTGCTCGTGCCGAAGGAAACACCCTCCGTGCCGACGGTGGAGAAGGTCTGGCGCACCGCCGACTGGCACGAGCGCGAGGCCTACGATCTCATCGGCATCACCTTCGAAGGGCATCGCGATCTGCGCCGCATCCTTCTTCCCGACGACTGGGAAGGCCATCCGCTGCGCAAGGATTACGAGGTGCCCGAGTATTACAACGGCATGAAAGTCCCGTACTGA
- the nuoB gene encoding NADH-quinone oxidoreductase subunit NuoB produces MGLLNQQFDDGNIVLTTAEGVLNWARLCSLWQMSFGLACCAIEMMAASASHNDIMRFGVIPRPSPRQCDVMIVAGTVTLKMATRLKRLYEQMAEPRYVVSMGSCSNCGGPYWEHGYHVLKGVDRVVPVDVYVPGCPPRPEALLEGWMRLQEKVRDFSLVKKPAQPAA; encoded by the coding sequence ATGGGACTACTGAATCAGCAATTCGATGACGGCAACATCGTCCTGACCACCGCTGAAGGCGTACTGAACTGGGCCCGGCTCTGCTCGTTATGGCAGATGTCGTTTGGCCTCGCCTGCTGCGCGATCGAGATGATGGCTGCCAGCGCCTCCCACAACGACATCATGCGTTTCGGCGTCATTCCGCGGCCGAGTCCGCGCCAGTGCGACGTGATGATTGTTGCCGGCACGGTGACTCTCAAAATGGCCACACGCCTGAAACGCCTGTACGAGCAGATGGCCGAGCCGCGGTATGTCGTGTCGATGGGAAGTTGTTCCAACTGCGGCGGTCCGTACTGGGAGCACGGCTACCATGTGCTCAAGGGTGTCGATCGTGTCGTACCGGTGGACGTGTACGTGCCCGGCTGTCCCCCGCGTCCCGAGGCCCTGCTCGAGGGCTGGATGCGCCTGCAGGAAAAGGTGCGCGACTTCTCGCTTGTGAAAAAACCCGCGCAACCCGCCGCTTGA